A segment of the Agromyces sp. H17E-10 genome:
ACGGGCAGCCGCCGGGATTCGCGCACGACGGCGAGGTCGCGACCGAGGCCACGGTCGACGCGAGCGCCCGCACCCCCGCGCCCGGGTACCGGACGACGGTGCGGATCGTCCCGGCCGCGCTCGACGTCTACCGCCCGCGATCCGGCTCCTGAGCCCGGCGGAGCCGGGCGCCGAGGCATCCCGGCCGGACGCACCCCAGGGCGGGCGCCCTCAGCGCAGGCGCCTCGACGTGACGCTCAGAGCAGACGGCGCGCGTTCGCCCAGGCGGTGAGCTCGTGCCGGCTCGAGAGCTGCAGCTTGCGCAGCACCGCCGAGACGTGGGTCTCGACGGTCTTCGTAGAGATGAACAGCTCGGCGGCGACCTCCTTGTAGGCGTAGCCGCGGGCGATGAGGCGCATGACCTCCTGCTCGCGGGCCGACAGCCGGTCGAGCTCGTCGCTCGCCTGCGCGGTCTCGCCCACGGCCGCGCCGAACGCGTCGAGCACGAACCCGGCGAGCTTCGGCGAGAACACGGCGTCGCCGCTCGCGACGGCGTGCACCGCGCGACTGACGTCGGCACCCGAGGAGCCCTTCGTGATGTAGCCGCGCGCCCCCGCGCGGATGACCCCCACGACGTCTTCGGCCTTGTCGGAGACGCTCAGGGCGAGGAACCTCGTGCCCGGCACCGCTGGCGCCGCGCGTCGGATGACCTCGGCCCCGCCGGTCGAACCCGCCGGAACGGCGGCGCCCGGAAGATGCACGTCGAGCAGCACGACCTCGGGGGCGGCATCCACGACGGCGGCGACGGCGCTCTCGACGTCGTGCGCCTCCCCCACGACCTCGACGCTGTCGTCGAGGTCGGCCTTCAGGCCGGATCGGAAGATCGAGTGGTCGTCGACGATGACGACCCGCACGCGTTCAGCCATGGGACGCCTCCGCTCCGCTCCGTTCGGTCGCCTGCCGGTCGACCGGGAACCGCAGGCGCACCTCGGTGCCGACACCGCCGGCGCCGGGCGCGACCGTCGCCGAGCCGCCGGCCCGCCGCATCCGCCCGATGATCGACTGCCGCACGCCGAGCCGATCGCTCGGCACCTCGGCGAGCGCGAAGCCCGGCCCGCGGTCGCGCACGAACACCTCCACCGCGTCGGGCGTCGACTCGACGTAGACCGAGATCTCGCCGCCCGCGTGCCGCGCCGCGTTGAGCATCGCCTCGCGCGCGGCCGCCGCGAGCTCGCCGCTGGCCCGCTCGCGCTGCTCGCCGACGGCCACGACGTCGACCGTCACCGGGTAGTCGATCTCGAGGTCGGCGGCGAAGTCGCGCAGGTCGGTGCCGAGGTCGCTGTCGGCCGGGGCGTCGCCGGCGAACAGCCAGTCGCGCAGCTCCCGCTCCTGGGCGCGCGCGATGCGTGCGACCTCGCTCGTCGCTCCGGCCCGGTTCTGGATGAGCGCGAGGGTCTGCAGCACCGAGTCGTGCAGGTGGGCCGCGATCTCGCTGCGCTGCTCCTCGCGGATGCGCTTCGTGCGCTCGTCGGTGAGCTCGCGCCACTTCGCGATGAGCGTCGGCACGTAGACGAGCAGGATGCCGAGCACGACGGTGAGCGCGGCGGCGAACGTCGGCACCGGGTACCACGAGGCGATCGGCCCGAGCACGAGCACGAGCGCCGTGATCGCGAGCAGCGCCGTCACGACGACCCGCACCGCGAACTCCTGCCGCGGCCCGCGTTCTGGGTCGGGGCGGTCGACGAGCGTCGCCCAGGCGCCCGCCGCCACGGCGAGACCGACCCCGGCGACGAGCGCACCGAACCACCAGCCGAGGCCGTTGCCGCCCGACTCGACGACGCCGCCGGGGGTCGTCCAACCGATCACGAGCAGCACGGCCGACGCCGCCACGAGCAGCCACGCGACCGGGGCGCGACGGGTCGGGCGCGCCTCGCCCTCCTCCCACGGGGTGAGCACCCACAACCAGAGGTAGAGCAGCAGCCCGGCGCCCCACGCGAGACTCGTCACCACGAACGCGGCGCGCACGAGCGCGACCGGCCAGCCGAGATGCGTCGCGAGCCCCGCCGCGACCCCCGTCGCCACGCAGGCGCGCGGGCGGGTCATGCGGGGCGTCTCCATGCCAGCCATCAAACCAGACGGGGATGCCCCGGCCACCGGCCGCTGAGCCCGTTCAGGGTCGAATCAGGGATTCACCCCATGGCGGGCCGACTCGCCGGGCTGCCAGCATCGAAGGCATGGAGACGAACCAGACCGTGCCCGAGGCGGACTCGGAGACACCCGGGTCCGGCCCAGTGCCGGAGGACGCGAGGGACCACGACGACGCTGCGGGGGCGGCTGACTCGAGCGGTCGGACCGCGGCCGCCGGCCAGCACGCCGGAGGCGCGGCCGGTTCGGCTCCTGACCCTTCGAGAGATGCGCACGGCGGCGACCCTGCCGATCGGGCCGCGGGGCCGGGCTTCTACGCCTGGCTCCGCCGGCTCGGCGTGCCCCGTCGGGCGGGCTGGCTCGGCGGTGTGTGCGCCGGAGTCGGCGCCCGGATCGGCGTCGACCCGATCATCGTGCGCGGCATCGTCGTCGTCATCGCCGTGCTCGGCGCGCCGTTCGTGCTCGTCTACGCGATCGCGTGGCTGCTGCTGCCCGACACCGAGGGCGAGATCCACCTCGAGCGCCTCATGCGCGGCACGGTCGACCCCGCGATCGTGGGCATCGCCGTGATGGGCGTCATCGGCTTCATCCCGCTCGTGCAGGGCGGGTGGCTCGGCTGGCGCTGGTGGCCCGAGTGGCCCTCGCTGTACGTCGGCGGGCTCGACCTCGTCGCACCGCTGCGGATCGTCTGGGCGCTCGCCATCGTCGGCGCGATCGTCGCCCTCATCGTCTGGCTCGTACATCGAGCCTCCCGGAACACCCCGGCCGGCGGCGGTGAGCGCGTGGCTTCCGCGCCCGCCACCGGTCCGGGGCAGCCCGCTGCGGATGCCCCGACGGAGGCCGCGGCTTCGGCTGCGGCATCCGCCCCGTTCGTCGCTGCCGCCGTCGTGGCGCCCGCGACGCCCCCGCCGACAGGAGAGCCCGAAATTCCCCCCATGGGCGCCGACGCCGCCGAGATCGCCGACTGGCGCGCCCGACAGGAGGCCTGGCGCGAGTCGCAGGCTGCCTGGAAGTCGAGCCAGGCCGAGGCCGCCCGCCTCGCGCGCCAGGAGGCCGCCGAGGAGAACCGGGCCAGGGCGCGTCAGCTCGCGGCACAGGCCGACGCCGCACGCGCCGCTCGGCGAGCTGCGCGCCCCCGGGCGAGCGCCGCGTTCGTCTTCACGATGCTCGGCCTCGCCGTGGTGGCCGGCGCCGTCGCCGCGATCTGGGCGCTCGGCGAGCCCGACACGGCGGAGTTCACCGTGCCGCTCGCGATCTCGGTCGCTACGATGACGCTCGCGTTGGGCATGATCGTCGCGGCCCTGCTCCGCCGGCGCAGCGGTGCGCTCGCCGCACTCACCGCGGTGAGCCTCGTCGCGACGTTCGCCGGCGCCGCGGGCGTCTACGCGCCGAACGGTACGCTCATCGGCCCCAATGCCTCGATCTCGCTCGGCTACCCGCAGCAGCTCGTGCAACCGGTCGGCGATGCGCTCATCACGATGGGCGCCTACGACGGCTATCCCGATGACGCCCAGGTCGTGACGCTCACGCAGGGCACAGGCGACGCCTACCTGATGGTCGACGAGTATTCGACCGTGGCGGTCGACGCCACCGAGGCGGGCGACATCGACATCACCCTCATCGGACGGGACGGCAGCAGGTCGTCGGTTCCAGTCAGCGACGCCGAGGGGCGGGTCTTCCGGCTGAGTGGAGACGAGAGCCGAGTCATCTCGGCCCCCTCGAGCGGCAAGATCGACGCCTGGTTGATCCTGCGACAGGGGTCGGGTTCCGTGACGATCGAGATCCAGAAGGGCTGAAGATGGCCACCAACGATGACCACGTGCACCGGCGGCCGCAGACGGCGGTCGAGCTCGCGAACGACGGCGACCTGGTCGCGACCGAGGTGCTGCAGGGCGAGCTCCTCGACGCGGAGACCGACCCGCGCACGGTGACCGATGGTCCGGTGCTCGAAGCCGTCGCCGCCGCCGACCCGGCCGAGGCGGCCTCGACGCAGCAGCCGACTCACGTCGAACGCCCGACGATCCGCTGGGGCGCCCTGGTCTGGGGGCTCCTGTTCGCGGCAAGCGCGGCGTTCGTGTTCTGGACCCTCGCGTGGAGCGCGAACAGGGACCAGGCGCTCGCCGCGGCCATGGAGCTCAACCCGATCTCGGTCGTGCTCTACGGCCTCCTGGCGATCGGCGTCGTGGTCGTGCTGTTCGGAATCGTGGGGCTCATCCGTCGCGGCGAGCGCAGGCGCCGGCTCGCGCGCGACTGAGGCACCGCGGCATCCGCACCGCCTGCACCGCCGTCACCAGACGGGCAGCTCGCGCTCGCCGAGGGGCGTGAGCTCGGGCGGCATCGGCCAGGCGAGCTCGAACCGCATGAGCGGGACGTCGATCGCGCCGAAGTCGTCCTTCTTGACGACGATGCGGACGGTGCTCACCTCGGTGATGCGCACCCGCAGGTCGGTGCCGTCGTCGAGGCGCAGCACGTACGGGTCGGCCAGGTAGCCGATGCCGTGCGCCTCGAGCAGCTGCTCGCCGTCGAGCCACTCGACCGCGGCGCCGTCGCCGAGCTCGCGCCCGAGCAGGTCGATCGGCACGAACCCCTCCGAGCCGCCGACGCCCTCGGGGCGCAGCCAGCCGACGAGCTCGCCGTCGGGGCGGCGGTGTTCGATGAAGTCGGTGCGGTCCACCGTTCGACCCTAGTGCGACTGCATCGACCGGTTACAGCTCGACGCCCACGAGCACCGGCTCGGGTCGCAGCACGATGCCGAATTCGGACTGCACCCGCTGCTGCACGAACCGGGCGAGCTGCACGAGCTCGCCCGCGCTCGCTCCACCGCGGTTCGTGAGCGCGAGCGTGTGCTTCGACGAGATCGCGGCACGCGAACCGGGCAGCGCGAACCCGCGGCGGATACCCGACTGCTCGATGAGCCATGCGGCCGACAGCTTCACGAGCGGGCCGGGGGCATTTTCGAGCGGTTCGGCGGGCGCGTCGGATGCCTCGAGCGAGGCCTGCAGCTCGAGGAACGCGTCGAGCGGGGTTCCGGAGGCGAGCGTCGACAGCGGGGTGACCTCGTCGGGTTCGTCGGGCTCGACGTACCAGCGGGGCGCGTCGGCCGGCATCGTGCGCGCGACGCGCTCGGTGACGATGGGGTTGGTGAAGAACGATCCGGCGCTCACCGAGTCGGGGTCGTCGGGGTCGAGCACCATGCCCTTCGAGGCACGCAGCGCGAGCACGGTCTCGCGCACCCGCGCGATCGGCACGCGGTCGCCGAGCTGCACGCCGAGTGCGCCCGCGAGCTGCGCGTACGCGATCGGCTGTCCGAGCGCCTCGCCGAGCACGGCGTGCTCGGCCGACGTGTCGTGCAGGTCGAGCTCGACCGAGACGACGATGCCCGCGAGGCCCTGCTTGAGCACCGAGGTGCGGTAGCCGAGCTCGAGCTCGTCGGCCGTCATGCGGCGCGGGGCGTCGGCGCCCTCGTCGAGGAACTCGATGCCGACGAGCACCGCCTCGAGCTCCTGGCCGTAGGCGCCGATGTTCTGCACTGGGGCCGCGCCGACCGAACCGGGGATGCCCGACAGCGCCTCGAGGCCCGAGAAGCCCTGCTCGACGGTCCAGTCGACGAGGTCGTCCCACGTCTCGCCGGCCTGCACGCGGAGGCGCACCGACCCCTCGGCGGCACCGGGCAGCACCTCGATGCCGCGCGTCGCCACGCGGATCACGGTGCCGTCGAAGCCCTCGTCGCCCACGAGCAGGTTCGACCCGCCGCCGAGCGCGAGCCATGGGGCGTCCGACTGCCAGGCCTCTCGGGCCAGGTCGACGAGGTCGCGCTGCGTCGTCGCCGTGACGAGTCGCGTGATCGGCCCGCCGACCCGCAGGGTCGTGAGCTCGGAGAAGGTCGTGGCGTCGGTCATCTCAGCCGAGTGCGACGCGAACCTGCGCCTTGCCGAGCACGGTCGCACCGTCGAACGACACGGTGAGGTCGATGCGCGCCTCGGAGGCCTCGGCGTCGAGCTGGCCGACCTTCGCGACGACGGTCACCTCGGCGCCCTGTTCGGGGTCGACGACGACCGGGCGCGTGAACCGCACCTGGTAGTCGGTGACGCGGGCGGGGTCGCCGACCCAGTCGACGACGGGCTGCACGGCGAAGCCCATGGTGAGCATGCCGTGGGCGAGCACGCCGGGCAGTCCGACCGATGCGGCGACGTCGTCGCGGTAGTGGATCGGATTGAAGTCGCCCGAGGCGCCGGCGTAGCGCACGAGCGAGTCGCGCGTGAGCTCGAAGGCCCGCTCGGCGACGACGTCGCCGACGGCGAGGGAGGCGAGGTCGGGGGTCGGCATCAGTCTTCTCCTCGGATGACGAGCGTCGAGATCGCGGTGACGACGTGCGCGCCGCCCTCGTCGGTGATGACCGACTCGGCCGTGACCATCGAGTGGGCGCCGAGCGTCTTCACGCTCGAGACGGTGAGGGTCGCGGTGAGCAGGTCGCCCGCGACGATCGCGCGGCTCGACGTGAACCGCTGGTCGCCGTGCACGACGCGCGAGAAGTCGATGCCGGCGTCGGGGTCGGCGAGCAGCTGGGCGAGCGTGTGCTCCTGCACGACGACCGCGAAGGTCGGCGGGGCGACCACGTCGGCGTGACCGGCGGCACGCGCGGCCTCGGGGTCGAGGTTGATCGGGTTCGTCGCGAACACGGCGCGGGCGAACTCGCGCACCTTCTCGCGACCGACGAGGTACGGCTCGGTGGGCGGTAAGAC
Coding sequences within it:
- a CDS encoding LuxR C-terminal-related transcriptional regulator — encoded protein: MAERVRVVIVDDHSIFRSGLKADLDDSVEVVGEAHDVESAVAAVVDAAPEVVLLDVHLPGAAVPAGSTGGAEVIRRAAPAVPGTRFLALSVSDKAEDVVGVIRAGARGYITKGSSGADVSRAVHAVASGDAVFSPKLAGFVLDAFGAAVGETAQASDELDRLSAREQEVMRLIARGYAYKEVAAELFISTKTVETHVSAVLRKLQLSSRHELTAWANARRLL
- a CDS encoding ATP-binding protein; amino-acid sequence: MTRPRACVATGVAAGLATHLGWPVALVRAAFVVTSLAWGAGLLLYLWLWVLTPWEEGEARPTRRAPVAWLLVAASAVLLVIGWTTPGGVVESGGNGLGWWFGALVAGVGLAVAAGAWATLVDRPDPERGPRQEFAVRVVVTALLAITALVLVLGPIASWYPVPTFAAALTVVLGILLVYVPTLIAKWRELTDERTKRIREEQRSEIAAHLHDSVLQTLALIQNRAGATSEVARIARAQERELRDWLFAGDAPADSDLGTDLRDFAADLEIDYPVTVDVVAVGEQRERASGELAAAAREAMLNAARHAGGEISVYVESTPDAVEVFVRDRGPGFALAEVPSDRLGVRQSIIGRMRRAGGSATVAPGAGGVGTEVRLRFPVDRQATERSGAEASHG
- a CDS encoding PspC domain-containing protein — translated: METNQTVPEADSETPGSGPVPEDARDHDDAAGAADSSGRTAAAGQHAGGAAGSAPDPSRDAHGGDPADRAAGPGFYAWLRRLGVPRRAGWLGGVCAGVGARIGVDPIIVRGIVVVIAVLGAPFVLVYAIAWLLLPDTEGEIHLERLMRGTVDPAIVGIAVMGVIGFIPLVQGGWLGWRWWPEWPSLYVGGLDLVAPLRIVWALAIVGAIVALIVWLVHRASRNTPAGGGERVASAPATGPGQPAADAPTEAAASAAASAPFVAAAVVAPATPPPTGEPEIPPMGADAAEIADWRARQEAWRESQAAWKSSQAEAARLARQEAAEENRARARQLAAQADAARAARRAARPRASAAFVFTMLGLAVVAGAVAAIWALGEPDTAEFTVPLAISVATMTLALGMIVAALLRRRSGALAALTAVSLVATFAGAAGVYAPNGTLIGPNASISLGYPQQLVQPVGDALITMGAYDGYPDDAQVVTLTQGTGDAYLMVDEYSTVAVDATEAGDIDITLIGRDGSRSSVPVSDAEGRVFRLSGDESRVISAPSSGKIDAWLILRQGSGSVTIEIQKG
- a CDS encoding UDP-N-acetylmuramate dehydrogenase, which gives rise to MTDATTFSELTTLRVGGPITRLVTATTQRDLVDLAREAWQSDAPWLALGGGSNLLVGDEGFDGTVIRVATRGIEVLPGAAEGSVRLRVQAGETWDDLVDWTVEQGFSGLEALSGIPGSVGAAPVQNIGAYGQELEAVLVGIEFLDEGADAPRRMTADELELGYRTSVLKQGLAGIVVSVELDLHDTSAEHAVLGEALGQPIAYAQLAGALGVQLGDRVPIARVRETVLALRASKGMVLDPDDPDSVSAGSFFTNPIVTERVARTMPADAPRWYVEPDEPDEVTPLSTLASGTPLDAFLELQASLEASDAPAEPLENAPGPLVKLSAAWLIEQSGIRRGFALPGSRAAISSKHTLALTNRGGASAGELVQLARFVQQRVQSEFGIVLRPEPVLVGVEL
- a CDS encoding MaoC family dehydratase, which gives rise to MPTPDLASLAVGDVVAERAFELTRDSLVRYAGASGDFNPIHYRDDVAASVGLPGVLAHGMLTMGFAVQPVVDWVGDPARVTDYQVRFTRPVVVDPEQGAEVTVVAKVGQLDAEASEARIDLTVSFDGATVLGKAQVRVALG
- a CDS encoding FAS1-like dehydratase domain-containing protein, coding for MSVNPELQGRVLPPTEPYLVGREKVREFARAVFATNPINLDPEAARAAGHADVVAPPTFAVVVQEHTLAQLLADPDAGIDFSRVVHGDQRFTSSRAIVAGDLLTATLTVSSVKTLGAHSMVTAESVITDEGGAHVVTAISTLVIRGED